Proteins encoded together in one Sceloporus undulatus isolate JIND9_A2432 ecotype Alabama unplaced genomic scaffold, SceUnd_v1.1 scaffold_41066, whole genome shotgun sequence window:
- the LOC121918818 gene encoding tropomyosin alpha-3 chain-like: MAGVITTEASKCKIQVLQQHADKADERAERLEREVEAEHCARKQAEAEVASLNQHIQLVEEELDQAQEHLAAALQKLEKVKKAEDECEWTVKSIENRALKHEEKMDLPEIKLNETNHINEQANQKYEK; encoded by the coding sequence ATGGCTGGAGTGATCACCACTGAGGCATCTAAGTGCAAGATCCAGGTGCTGCAGCAGCATGCCGACAAGGCCGATGAGAGAGCTGAGAGGCTGGAGAGGGAGGTCGAGGCCGAGCACTGCGCCCGCAAACAGGCTGAGGCAGAAGTGGCATCCCTAAATCAGCACATTCAACTAGTTGAGGAAGAGCTGGACCAGGCCCAGGAGCACCTTGCTGCAGCCTTGCAAAAGTTGGAGAAAGTCAAGAAAGCTGAAGATGAGTGTGAATGGACCGTGAAGTCTATTGAGAACAGAGCCCTGAAGCATGAAGAGAAGATGGACCTGCCAGAGATCAAGCTCAATGAAACCAATCACATCAATGAACAGGCTAAccaaaaatatgaaaaa